In the Oxyura jamaicensis isolate SHBP4307 breed ruddy duck unplaced genomic scaffold, BPBGC_Ojam_1.0 oxyUn_random_OJ72894, whole genome shotgun sequence genome, one interval contains:
- the LOC118160007 gene encoding solute carrier family 22 member 6-B-like isoform X1 codes for MPFGAVLAQVGGLGRFQVLQTVLLSVPILLMASHNLLQNFTAAVPPHRCRIPSTTPAAIHGPGATLGLPSATPGPPSATIRSPDGTLRSSNAIPRSPDGTSRSSNGTLRSSNTILRSPDGTMGSLDGTHVSSATDVTLDGTPESPNGTRVPPEATLGSSNDTLGPSEATLGSCWRYVASAPPNGSSGPRPTEPCHDGWDYDLSIYVATIVTEWDLVCSYRQLRQMAQSIYMAGVLVGALVLGGLSDKFGRKAMLMWSYLQLGVMGTCTAFAPNYVSYCVFRFTGGMALSGFGLSIACLVVEWIPTPYRAITVAITGFAYTLGQILLAGLAYAVPHWRWLQLTVSLPFFVFLLYSWWLAESARWLVLSGKAERAVKVLQRVARINKKKEEGEKITVENLRSNMKEELAGLKSSYTISDLVRTPVIRHIFFCLSIVWFSISFSYYGLAMDLQNFGVSIYLIQVIFGAVDFPAKVVVTVSLSYIGRRVSLMVALFFAGLVIIANIFVPTELQTVRTALAVIGKGCLSASFNCVFLYTTELYPTPIRQTGLGFGSTMARVGGIVAPLVKMMDEYYPFLPPAVYGVAPVVAAVAAGFLPETLNTPLPDTIEEVESRAKQKKTANLKEKIPLQSQDKAPPKEP; via the exons atGCCATTCGGGGCGGTGCTGGCACAAGTCGGGGGGCTGGGACGCTTCCAGGTCCTACAGACAGTGCTGCTGTCGGTGCCCATCCTGCTCATGGCCAGCCACAACCTCCTGCAGAACTTCACCGCCGCCGTCCCCCCGCACCGCTGCCGcatccccagcaccacccctgCTGCCATCCATGGTCCCGGTGCCACCCTCGGCCTCCCCAGTGCCACACCGGGGCCGCCCAGTGCCACCATCAGGTCTCCTGATGGCACCTTGAGGTCCTCCAACGCCATCCCAAGGTCCCCTGATGGCACCTCAAGGTCCTCCAATGGCACTTTGAGGTCCTCCAACACCATCCTGAGGTCCCCAGATGGTACCATGGGGTCTCTCGATGGCACCCATGTCTCCAGTGCCACCGATGTCACACTTGATGGCACTCCGGAGTCCCCCAATGGCACCCGTGTTCCTCCTGAGGCCACCCTTGGGTCTTCTAATGACACCCTGGGACCTTCTGAGGCCACCCTGGGGTCCTGCTGGCGCTACGTGGCCTCGGCCCCACCCAACGGCAGCAGCGGCCCCCGGCCCACCGAGCCCTGCCATGACGGCTGGGACTACGACCTCAGCATCTACGTGGCCACCATCGTCACTGAG tgGGACCTGGTCTGCAGCTACCGGCAGCTCCGGCAGATGGCCCAATCCATCTACATGGCTGGTGTCCTGGTGGGAGCCCTGGTCCTGGGGGGCCTCTCGGACAA GTTTGGGCGCAAGGCCATGCTGATGTGGTCCTACCTGCAGCTGGGGGTGATGGGGACGTGCACGGCCTTCGCCCCCAACTACGTGTCCTACTGTGTCTTCCGCTTCACCGGAGGCATGGCCCTCTCCGGCTTCGGCCTTAGCATCGCCTGCTTGG TGGTGGAGTGGATCCCCACGCCCTACCGTGCCATCACCGTGGCCATCACCGGCTTTGCCTACACCCTGGGCCAGATCCTGCTGGCCGGCCTGGCCTACGCAGTCCCCCACTGGCGCTGGCTCCAGCTCACCGTCTCCCTGCCcttctttgtcttcctcctcTACTCCTG GTGGCTGGCTGAGTCCGCTCGTTGGCTGGTGCTCTCCGGGAAGGCTGAGAGGGCCGTGAAGGTCCTACAGCGGGTGGCCAGGATCAAtaagaagaaggaggaaggggagaagatCACGGTGGAG AACCTGAGGTCCAACATGAAGGAGGAGTTGGCTGGTCTGAAGTCCTCCTACACCATCTCCGACCTGGTTCGGACCCCGGTCATCCGCCATATCTTCTTCTGCCTCTCCATTGTCTG gtTCTCCATCAGTTTCTCATACTACGGGCTGGCCATGGATCTGCAGAACTTTGGCGTCAGCATTTACCTCATCCAGGTGATTTTCGGTGCTGTCGACTTCCCAGCCAAAGTGGTGGTGACCGTCTCCCTCAGCTACATCGGCCGGCGGGTGTCCCTCATGGTGGCCCTCTTCTTCGCAGGGCTGGTCATCATTGCCAACATCTTTGTCCCCACAG agctgcagaCAGTGCGCACGGCGCTGGCCGTCATCGGCAAGGGCTGCCTCTCCGCCTCCTTCAACTGCGTCTTCCTCTACACCACCGAGCTTTATCCTACTCCCatcag GCAGACCGGGTTGGGCTTCGGCAGCACCATGGCACGGGTGGGCGGCATCGTGGCGCCACTGGTGAAGATGATGGATGAGTACTACCCGTTCCTGCCCCCCGCCGTCTATGGGGTGGCCCCTGTGGTGGCAGCCGTGGCGGCTGGCTTCCTGCCAGAGACCCTCAACACACCGCTGCCCGACACCATCGAGGAGGTGGAGAGCAG GGCCAAGCAGAAGAAGACAGCCAACCTCAAAGAGAAGATCCCCCTGCAGTCCCAGGACAAGGCCCCACCGAAGGAGCCCTGA
- the LOC118160007 gene encoding solute carrier family 22 member 6-A-like isoform X2: MPFGAVLAQVGGLGRFQVLQTVLLSVPILLMASHNLLQNFTAAVPPHRCRIPSTTPAAIHGPGATLGLPSATPGPPSATIRSPDGTLRSSNGTLRSSNTILRSPDGTMGSLDGTHVSSATDVTLDGTPESPNGTRVPPEATLGSSNDTLGPSEATLGSCWRYVASAPPNGSSGPRPTEPCHDGWDYDLSIYVATIVTEWDLVCSYRQLRQMAQSIYMAGVLVGALVLGGLSDKFGRKAMLMWSYLQLGVMGTCTAFAPNYVSYCVFRFTGGMALSGFGLSIACLVVEWIPTPYRAITVAITGFAYTLGQILLAGLAYAVPHWRWLQLTVSLPFFVFLLYSWWLAESARWLVLSGKAERAVKVLQRVARINKKKEEGEKITVENLRSNMKEELAGLKSSYTISDLVRTPVIRHIFFCLSIVWFSISFSYYGLAMDLQNFGVSIYLIQVIFGAVDFPAKVVVTVSLSYIGRRVSLMVALFFAGLVIIANIFVPTELQTVRTALAVIGKGCLSASFNCVFLYTTELYPTPIRQTGLGFGSTMARVGGIVAPLVKMMDEYYPFLPPAVYGVAPVVAAVAAGFLPETLNTPLPDTIEEVESRAKQKKTANLKEKIPLQSQDKAPPKEP, encoded by the exons atGCCATTCGGGGCGGTGCTGGCACAAGTCGGGGGGCTGGGACGCTTCCAGGTCCTACAGACAGTGCTGCTGTCGGTGCCCATCCTGCTCATGGCCAGCCACAACCTCCTGCAGAACTTCACCGCCGCCGTCCCCCCGCACCGCTGCCGcatccccagcaccacccctgCTGCCATCCATGGTCCCGGTGCCACCCTCGGCCTCCCCAGTGCCACACCGGGGCCGCCCAGTGCCACCATCAGGTCTCCTGATGGCACCTTGAG GTCCTCCAATGGCACTTTGAGGTCCTCCAACACCATCCTGAGGTCCCCAGATGGTACCATGGGGTCTCTCGATGGCACCCATGTCTCCAGTGCCACCGATGTCACACTTGATGGCACTCCGGAGTCCCCCAATGGCACCCGTGTTCCTCCTGAGGCCACCCTTGGGTCTTCTAATGACACCCTGGGACCTTCTGAGGCCACCCTGGGGTCCTGCTGGCGCTACGTGGCCTCGGCCCCACCCAACGGCAGCAGCGGCCCCCGGCCCACCGAGCCCTGCCATGACGGCTGGGACTACGACCTCAGCATCTACGTGGCCACCATCGTCACTGAG tgGGACCTGGTCTGCAGCTACCGGCAGCTCCGGCAGATGGCCCAATCCATCTACATGGCTGGTGTCCTGGTGGGAGCCCTGGTCCTGGGGGGCCTCTCGGACAA GTTTGGGCGCAAGGCCATGCTGATGTGGTCCTACCTGCAGCTGGGGGTGATGGGGACGTGCACGGCCTTCGCCCCCAACTACGTGTCCTACTGTGTCTTCCGCTTCACCGGAGGCATGGCCCTCTCCGGCTTCGGCCTTAGCATCGCCTGCTTGG TGGTGGAGTGGATCCCCACGCCCTACCGTGCCATCACCGTGGCCATCACCGGCTTTGCCTACACCCTGGGCCAGATCCTGCTGGCCGGCCTGGCCTACGCAGTCCCCCACTGGCGCTGGCTCCAGCTCACCGTCTCCCTGCCcttctttgtcttcctcctcTACTCCTG GTGGCTGGCTGAGTCCGCTCGTTGGCTGGTGCTCTCCGGGAAGGCTGAGAGGGCCGTGAAGGTCCTACAGCGGGTGGCCAGGATCAAtaagaagaaggaggaaggggagaagatCACGGTGGAG AACCTGAGGTCCAACATGAAGGAGGAGTTGGCTGGTCTGAAGTCCTCCTACACCATCTCCGACCTGGTTCGGACCCCGGTCATCCGCCATATCTTCTTCTGCCTCTCCATTGTCTG gtTCTCCATCAGTTTCTCATACTACGGGCTGGCCATGGATCTGCAGAACTTTGGCGTCAGCATTTACCTCATCCAGGTGATTTTCGGTGCTGTCGACTTCCCAGCCAAAGTGGTGGTGACCGTCTCCCTCAGCTACATCGGCCGGCGGGTGTCCCTCATGGTGGCCCTCTTCTTCGCAGGGCTGGTCATCATTGCCAACATCTTTGTCCCCACAG agctgcagaCAGTGCGCACGGCGCTGGCCGTCATCGGCAAGGGCTGCCTCTCCGCCTCCTTCAACTGCGTCTTCCTCTACACCACCGAGCTTTATCCTACTCCCatcag GCAGACCGGGTTGGGCTTCGGCAGCACCATGGCACGGGTGGGCGGCATCGTGGCGCCACTGGTGAAGATGATGGATGAGTACTACCCGTTCCTGCCCCCCGCCGTCTATGGGGTGGCCCCTGTGGTGGCAGCCGTGGCGGCTGGCTTCCTGCCAGAGACCCTCAACACACCGCTGCCCGACACCATCGAGGAGGTGGAGAGCAG GGCCAAGCAGAAGAAGACAGCCAACCTCAAAGAGAAGATCCCCCTGCAGTCCCAGGACAAGGCCCCACCGAAGGAGCCCTGA